One genomic region from Bradyrhizobium icense encodes:
- a CDS encoding PEP-CTERM sorting domain-containing protein, with the protein MFMKMNSAALGAALILLAGVANANAGLVSYSDFTSWSAAVPSKTSLAIPDPASGPYPGYDEFGSGTASVSYGGVLFETNIALGNGDFYNVGPTYEDSNGPLPVLSSQQQTVGVANILITLAAPVNAFALNFDTYDGVDDGTNYGAVVSFTLSNGQTLSKDSVGNVYDLQSFFGVVDDTPFKWVLLTTSDPVLSINALNFSAPVSAIPEPATWIMLILGFAGIGLMGGARLPARRARAS; encoded by the coding sequence ATGTTCATGAAGATGAACTCGGCTGCCTTGGGGGCGGCCCTGATATTGCTTGCGGGTGTCGCCAACGCAAACGCGGGCTTGGTCAGCTATTCTGACTTCACGTCATGGAGCGCAGCCGTGCCAAGCAAGACCTCTCTTGCAATCCCCGATCCTGCTTCAGGTCCTTATCCAGGCTATGACGAGTTCGGAAGCGGTACGGCCTCCGTTAGCTATGGTGGCGTACTGTTCGAAACGAACATCGCCTTGGGCAACGGAGATTTCTACAACGTTGGTCCGACGTATGAGGATTCCAACGGCCCCTTACCGGTTTTATCTTCGCAGCAGCAGACTGTCGGCGTCGCAAATATCCTGATTACGCTCGCTGCTCCCGTGAACGCATTCGCGCTGAATTTCGATACGTATGACGGAGTTGACGACGGAACTAACTACGGAGCTGTCGTCTCGTTCACACTTTCCAACGGTCAGACCCTGTCGAAGGACAGCGTAGGAAATGTGTACGATCTTCAAAGCTTTTTCGGCGTGGTCGACGACACGCCCTTCAAATGGGTTTTGCTGACCACATCGGATCCCGTGTTGAGTATCAATGCGCTGAACTTTAGCGCGCCGGTATCCGCCATTCCGGAGCCGGCGACCTGGATCATGCTGATACTTGGCTTCGCCGGGATTGGTCTCATGGGCGGTGCCCGACTCCCCGCACGCCGTGCACGGGCGAGTTGA